From the genome of Papaver somniferum cultivar HN1 chromosome 2, ASM357369v1, whole genome shotgun sequence, one region includes:
- the LOC113352086 gene encoding uncharacterized protein LOC113352086: MEDFRAEMMAEIKQLKARQGGGRLEEVMREANTTTLIPHLAKALIPQKCHVPAFECYDGSNDPAAHLRYYNRILARWEKDDAVLCRYFPSSLKGSALSWFDNLPPNSINSYDQLVEKFLETYMYNKVFNARMDKLFSLEIVYKDTIREYTDRWHRICQAIGNVDPVVSINCYKWGLDRMSPLFVEIHGSVLTTEGDLRVIIEKHARLEEIQRENPRAQTQRSHRTNCVEQASGSKRGGSAERPNYDKRGRRDDRQRHDRKFEDQVFTKLNTNYTRILKEIKDRENLE; this comes from the coding sequence ATGGAGGATTTTCGTGCTGAAATGATGGCAGAAATTAAGCAACTAAAAGCCAGACAAGGAGGGGGGAGACTAGAAGAGGTGATGAGAGAAGCAAACACCACGACGTTGATCCCGCACTTGGCGAAAGCACTTATCCCTCAGAAGTGCCATGTTCCAGCATTCGAATGTTATGATGGATCCAACGATCCCGCAGCACATCTTCGTTACTACAATCGTATCTTGGCCCGCTGGGAGAAAGACGATGCAGTCCTCTGCAGGTATTTCCCTTCAAGTCTAAAGGGATCAGCACTATCTTGGTTCGACAACCTACCACCCaactccatcaactcctacgaccaGCTCGTTGAGAAATTCTTAGAAACTTACATGTACAATAAGGTTTTCAACGCAAGAATGGACAAGCTATTCTCACTAGAAATAGTTTACAAAGATACAATCAGGGAGTATACTGACAGATGGCACAGAATTTGTCAAGCCATAGGGAACGTAGATCCAGTGGTCAGCATCAACTGTTACAAATGGGGATTGGATAGAATGAGCCCATTATTTGTGGAGATTCATGGAAGTGTACTTACGACAGAAGGAGACCTTCGAGTAATCATTGAAAAGCACGCCAGGTTAGAAGAGATCCAGCGGGAGAACCCAAGGGCCCAAACTCAAAGATCTCACCGGACTAATTGCGTAGAACAAGCCAGCGGATCGAAGAGAGGCGGTTCAGCTGAACGTCCTAATTATGATAAGAGAGGACGAAGGGACGACCGTCAACGTCATGACcgtaaattcgaagatcaagttttcaCGAAGCTGAACACCAACTACACCCGCATTCTAAAGGAAATAAAGGACCGGGAAAACCTGGAATGA